The Nitrospinota bacterium DNA window GAGACCACGGGGGAGCGACCCAGCATTTTCGCGAAGCTCTGGAACTTGCTCCTGATAATCCAAAAATCAAGGATTCCAAAATTCTGAAAGAACACCTGGGGATGTAAATAAGCGCCCAAATTGAAAAATTGGGGTTACTGGTTTTTTCTCGACAGGGAATAATAGTTTTGGAAAATCGGAGGCCGCACTGCACAAAGAATTTTGTCCGCCGCATTATAGGATTTAACGAACGCCGGGCTGTTTTTTTATTGCTTTCGGAAGACGCGACAGCTCGTTCCTCGGCAGAAGGGCATATCCCTGGACCTCTTCCACGATCACTCCCGCCGCTTGGCTCAAGAATTATAGTTCAAAGCGGAAACAAAAAAATAGCCCAAAGGGAATAATCCCCTTGGGCTATTTGAATGATTATCAATTATAAAATTGCCAGGAAACCGCAGGCCTCATAACAGGCGTTGCAGTTGATACACAAATCCATATCGATGTGCGCCGCCACTTTCCGGGTTCCACCGGTGATGGCTCCTGTCGGACAAGGTTTGATGCAGGCCCCGCAGGCCACGCATTCTTCCTCTTTGACGTAGTATTTATAAAGCCCCGTGCATTTAGCCGCATCGCAAACCTGATCGACAATATGACGCTCATACTCCTTGCGAAAATATCTGAGCCCGGTCAAAACGCATTTGACCGCTGTTTCCCCCAGACCACACAGCGAGGTCATATTGATCTCTTCGCAAAGCGCCTGAAGCTTGTCCAGGTCTTCCATTTTGCCCCGGCCTTCGGAGATATCGTCCAGCTTGTTTTTAATCAACGTCAGCCCGATCCGGCACGGCGTACACTTGCCGCAGGTTTCTCCTTCATTAAAACCAATGGAAAATTTCGCCAGGTCGATCACACACGCAGATTGGTCATAAGCGGCAAAACTCGCCTGGCCCATGAGTACCCCGGCATCCAGCAGGCTTTCGTAATCCATGGTGATGTCGGCCTTCTCCGGAGGCAGAAAGCCGCCGGTGACGCCACCGACATGCACGACTTTCAGTTCCTTTTTCTTGACGATGCCGCCGCAAATGTCGTCGATGACATGGCGAAAGGTCAGCCCCATATCCAGTTCCATGAGGCCGTTGTATTTAAGATTCCCGGCGATCGCCCAGGTCTTGCACCCCTTGGCGTTGGGAGTGCCCATGCCCGCGTACCAGTCGGCGCCTTTTTTGATGATGGCGGGAACGGTCGCCCAGGTCTCGGCGTTATTTAACAACGTCGGTCGGCCCCACAAGCCTTTTTCTGTCGAATGCGGCGGCTGAGCCTTCGGGAAGGGACGCTTGCCTTCAATGGATGACATCAATGCTGTGGACTCACCACCGATGAAAGCCTCCGCACCTTCATGGACGGAGATGTCGATGCTGAAATCAGAGCCCATAATGTTCTTGCCCAGAAACCCGCGCTCTCTGGCCTGCACGAGCGCCATGTTCAGACGCTTAACGGCAATAGCATAATCGGACCTCGTGTAGATGATCCCTTCCGTCGCTCCAATGGCGTACGCACCGATGATCAACCCTTCCAGCATCTGGTGAGGGTTTCCTTCCATGACACTGCGGTCCATATAGGACGCCGGGTTGCCTTCGTCGCCATTGACCAGGATATACCGCGCCCCATCGTAAGAGGGAGCGTTGGCGGCCTTTTTCCATTTGTGGCCGGTGACGAATCCGCCGCCACCTTTACCACGCAGGCCGGATTTTATAATCTCTGCAATGATTTCATCGGGCTTCGATCCGCTGAGAACCTTCTTCAACGACTCGTAGCCGCCGACTGCAATGTATTCGTCAATATTTTCAGGGTCGATCGCGCCGCCAAACTCCATAGCCACCCGGTTTTGCTTCTGGAGCTGCTCGTAATAATCCTCCTTGGCGGCGGCTTTTTTGAACACCTTGCCACCAACCACATGCTCTTTTAAAATTTTCGAAACCATGTCGGGTTTGACTTTTTCATAGGTCACCCGTGGCTCACCCGGAATATAAACATCCACCAAAACATCGCGACTGCAATACCCACGGCACCCGACTTGCCCCATGTTGCATTGTTTGTCGCCCAATTCGGCATTGGCGTTCATGGCGGCGATTTGTTTTTCAAATTCCTGATAAACTTCTTTTGCGCCCTCGGCCACACCGCTCAGACTGAGACAAACTGTTATCTTCACCGTCCCTTGTTTTTCTTCCGTCGCCTGTGCTTGTTCTTCAACAGCTTCCATGAAACCTTCTCCCTTTTTGCCGAATACGTATATATAAATGTCAAAAAATTATTTTTTAAAGGAAACAGGGAAACCCTCTTGGAGTTCTTCACCTGCAACACCATAAGATCGCATAAAAATGCAGTAATTTCCAGCAATTCTAGTCATGGAACAGCCAATTGTCAATCCCTCTTCCGGCTCCCCTCATCTGAAAAATCAGAGGCTTGTCCACAAAATCGGCAGGTATTCTTTGGGAGCGGATGGCGGTCGCATGAACCCTCTGACAATAAGGTCTTTCCGGGGATTACTTATTTAAAAACAATGGAGTTTCTGGATGCACGGTTGCGGTGGAGGGTTGTTTGGATTCCCAGGCTCGCCACAATCCATGCAAATCGTATCACCACCCCCGGTGAAATCAAGCACGCTTGTCAATAGCTTCCCACTCAACCAATCGGAAATGAGTTCTTTGACTTTTAAGGTTGATTGGATTAAGGCTTGAATATAAACTCTTTACTCATTCTATTGAAGCCCATCCGCATCGCGGGATTTTCTTAAATCACCCAAAACCTTAAAAATCAAACGCAATGATTAAAACAACCGTTAAAACCGAGAACCTGTTCCAACACAAGACCCCTTGTCTGATTCTTTTTTGTCCACAAGAAAAAAAACCAGACGGGGAATTGAACCCAATCGACCAGGCGCTGGGCGGCTCCATCGCCGTAGCTTTCAAAGACAAGCGTTTTGAGGGCAAACCCAATCAGACCCTGTTGCTGAACTCCAGGGGCGCCATGAAATCCGACAATGTGCTGCTAGTCGGAATCGGCAAGGCCAAAGAGGTGACGGAAGAAAATATCCGTCAGGCATCGGGAATCGCCGCTAAAACTGCGGAAAGCGCCAACTTTAAAAAAATATCCTTTTACCTGCCTGAAGGCGAGTTGGAAAAGCTTTTGACGACAGACCGTAAAAAATCGTCCGATGAAACCGCTCGGGCCGTGGCCGAGGGGAGTTACCTTGCCCTCTATCACTTCGACCTTTACAAGAACAAAGATGAAACCCCCAGCAGAATTGACGAAATCACCCTGCTCACCAATTCCAAGGCCGCGCTTGCCAAACTGCGTTTAGCCTGTGAGCATGCGGCCAAGGTGGCGGACGGAGTCTGCCTGACCCGCGACCTGATTTTACAGCCGAGCAATACGTTAACGCCAACATTTCTCGCCGACACCGCCAAAAAAGTCGCGGCCAAGCACAAGATCGCCTGCAAAATTCTGCTCGCAAAGGACATGAAAAAACTGGGCATGGGTTCTCTTCTCGGAGTGTCCAAGGGCAGTCACGAACCACCGGCTTTTATCATTCTGGAATACAAGGGAGGAAAAAAGAACGACGCTCCGATAGTGATCGTTGGAAAAGGAGTCACTTTCGACACCGGCGGCATTTCCCTCAAACCTGCGGCCAATATGGACGAGATGAAAAAAGACATGTCCGGTGGTGCTGTGACTTTGGGAACGCTGCAAGTCGTGGCCAGCCTGAAATTGCCGATCAACGTGGTGGGCCTGATCCCCGCCGTGGAAAATATGCCCGGAGGCTCCGCCATCAAGCCAGGAGATATACTGACCAGCATGTCTGGGAAAACCATCGAAGTGTTGAATACCGACGCCGAGGGCCGGTTGATCCTTGCGGACGCCTTGAGCTACGCGGCCCGCTTCAAACCAAAAACGGTCATTGACCTGGCAACATTGACGGGGGCTGTGATCGTGGCCCTGGGTTCTTTCGCCGCCGGCGTTCTTGGCACCGATGATGAACTGATCGGGGATCTTATAGCCGCTGGAACCCTCACCGGGGAAAAGTTATGGGAACTTCCGCTTTGGGACGAGCACGATAAAGAAACGAAAAGCGATATCGCCGACCTCAAAAACATCGCGTCAGCGGGAGTGGGCGCCGGAACCACCATGGGAGCGGCCTTTTTAAAACCGTTCGCAGGCGATCAACCCTGGGCGCACATTGATATCGCTGGAACCTCATGGACGGGCAGTGATAAAGCCTACACCCCAAAAGGCGCTTCCGGATTCGGAGTGCGCTTGCTCGTCCACTATCTGGAACAACAGGCCCACGGCAAAAAAACCAAATCCGCCAAAAAACATGGATAAT harbors:
- a CDS encoding leucyl aminopeptidase translates to MIKTTVKTENLFQHKTPCLILFCPQEKKPDGELNPIDQALGGSIAVAFKDKRFEGKPNQTLLLNSRGAMKSDNVLLVGIGKAKEVTEENIRQASGIAAKTAESANFKKISFYLPEGELEKLLTTDRKKSSDETARAVAEGSYLALYHFDLYKNKDETPSRIDEITLLTNSKAALAKLRLACEHAAKVADGVCLTRDLILQPSNTLTPTFLADTAKKVAAKHKIACKILLAKDMKKLGMGSLLGVSKGSHEPPAFIILEYKGGKKNDAPIVIVGKGVTFDTGGISLKPAANMDEMKKDMSGGAVTLGTLQVVASLKLPINVVGLIPAVENMPGGSAIKPGDILTSMSGKTIEVLNTDAEGRLILADALSYAARFKPKTVIDLATLTGAVIVALGSFAAGVLGTDDELIGDLIAAGTLTGEKLWELPLWDEHDKETKSDIADLKNIASAGVGAGTTMGAAFLKPFAGDQPWAHIDIAGTSWTGSDKAYTPKGASGFGVRLLVHYLEQQAHGKKTKSAKKHG
- a CDS encoding 4Fe-4S binding protein; this encodes MEAVEEQAQATEEKQGTVKITVCLSLSGVAEGAKEVYQEFEKQIAAMNANAELGDKQCNMGQVGCRGYCSRDVLVDVYIPGEPRVTYEKVKPDMVSKILKEHVVGGKVFKKAAAKEDYYEQLQKQNRVAMEFGGAIDPENIDEYIAVGGYESLKKVLSGSKPDEIIAEIIKSGLRGKGGGGFVTGHKWKKAANAPSYDGARYILVNGDEGNPASYMDRSVMEGNPHQMLEGLIIGAYAIGATEGIIYTRSDYAIAVKRLNMALVQARERGFLGKNIMGSDFSIDISVHEGAEAFIGGESTALMSSIEGKRPFPKAQPPHSTEKGLWGRPTLLNNAETWATVPAIIKKGADWYAGMGTPNAKGCKTWAIAGNLKYNGLMELDMGLTFRHVIDDICGGIVKKKELKVVHVGGVTGGFLPPEKADITMDYESLLDAGVLMGQASFAAYDQSACVIDLAKFSIGFNEGETCGKCTPCRIGLTLIKNKLDDISEGRGKMEDLDKLQALCEEINMTSLCGLGETAVKCVLTGLRYFRKEYERHIVDQVCDAAKCTGLYKYYVKEEECVACGACIKPCPTGAITGGTRKVAAHIDMDLCINCNACYEACGFLAIL